In Kordia antarctica, the following proteins share a genomic window:
- the ahcY gene encoding adenosylhomocysteinase has product MSTKSVPYVAYKVKDISLAAWGRKEIELAEAEMPGLMSLREEYKDEQPLKGARIAGCLHMTIQTAVLIETLKALGAEVTWSSCNIFSTQDQAAAAIAEAGFPVYAWKGMNEEEFEWCIEQTLFFGEDRKPLNMILDDGGDLTNMVLDNYPELVDGINGLSEETTTGVHRLYERVKNGTLPMPAININDSVTKSKFDNKYGCRESAVDAVRRATDIMLAGKRVVVCGYGDVGKGTAASFKGAGSIVTVTEIDPICALQAAMDGFEVKKFKNVVANADIVITTTGNKDIVVAEHFEAMKDKTIVCNIGHFDNEIDVTWLNEKHGASKVEIKPQVDKYTINGKDIILLAEGRLVNLGCATGHPSFVMSNSFTNQTLAQIELWKNIDQYENDVYMLPKHLDEKVARLHLAKIGVELEELSTDQAEYIGVTVEGPFKPEYYRY; this is encoded by the coding sequence ATGAGTACAAAATCAGTTCCTTACGTAGCCTACAAAGTTAAAGATATTTCTTTAGCAGCATGGGGAAGAAAAGAGATCGAATTGGCCGAAGCTGAGATGCCAGGATTAATGAGTCTTCGTGAAGAGTATAAAGACGAACAACCATTAAAAGGAGCAAGAATTGCAGGATGTTTACATATGACGATTCAGACTGCTGTTTTGATTGAAACATTAAAAGCGCTTGGAGCAGAAGTTACTTGGAGTTCTTGTAATATTTTCTCAACTCAAGATCAGGCTGCTGCTGCGATTGCTGAAGCTGGATTTCCAGTGTACGCATGGAAAGGAATGAACGAAGAAGAATTTGAATGGTGTATAGAGCAAACATTATTTTTTGGAGAAGATAGAAAGCCATTGAACATGATTTTAGATGATGGTGGCGATTTAACAAATATGGTTTTAGATAATTATCCTGAGTTGGTTGATGGAATCAATGGATTGTCTGAAGAAACTACAACTGGAGTACATAGATTGTACGAAAGAGTAAAGAATGGTACGTTACCAATGCCAGCAATAAACATTAACGATTCTGTTACGAAGTCTAAGTTTGATAATAAATACGGATGTAGAGAAAGTGCTGTTGATGCAGTAAGAAGAGCTACAGATATTATGCTTGCTGGAAAGCGTGTTGTTGTTTGTGGATACGGAGATGTTGGAAAAGGAACTGCTGCTTCTTTTAAAGGTGCAGGAAGTATTGTAACAGTTACTGAGATTGACCCAATTTGTGCTTTACAAGCTGCAATGGACGGTTTTGAAGTAAAGAAATTTAAGAATGTTGTTGCAAATGCAGATATCGTAATTACTACAACTGGAAATAAAGATATCGTTGTTGCTGAGCATTTTGAAGCAATGAAAGATAAAACGATTGTGTGTAATATTGGACACTTTGATAACGAAATTGATGTTACTTGGTTAAACGAGAAGCATGGTGCATCTAAAGTTGAGATTAAGCCACAGGTTGATAAGTATACAATAAACGGAAAAGATATTATCTTATTAGCTGAAGGACGTTTGGTAAACTTAGGTTGCGCAACTGGTCATCCAAGTTTTGTAATGAGTAATTCATTTACAAACCAAACGTTGGCACAAATTGAGCTTTGGAAAAACATTGATCAGTACGAGAATGACGTATATATGTTACCAAAACATTTAGATGAGAAAGTAGCACGTTTACACTTAGCTAAGATTGGTGTTGAATTGGAAGAACTTTCTACAGATCAAGCTGAATATATCGGCGTTACTGTTGAAGGACCATTCAAACCAGAATACTACAGATACTAA